In Endozoicomonas sp. GU-1, one DNA window encodes the following:
- a CDS encoding pyridoxal phosphate-dependent aminotransferase: MSIFKSHITRMSAYSPPLEGRDPHHNLLLDFNERTLPVSEHVKKALIDFINDDRLQVYPSYGDLTRKIADYAGVDEPQVMITNGSDQGIDIIIRAACTEGDDIIIPGPTFAMYHQCANIEKLNIVEPDYTRQSGFPVNAVLDAITAKTRLIVIANPNNPSGTQIQREDILTIARSAPNTALLVDECYFEYSQATVADAVMAYPNILVTRTFSKTWGLPSIRLGYVISHPDNIRALLNIRGPYDVNQFAAVAINAALDHPEYTRQYVREVMEASKPLFEQFLDQQAIPYWPSAANFIWAFPDNPEVIELHLRQHGILVRPKSDQTGRKGLRITLGDIAQTRQLIERIQEGLSIAGAA, encoded by the coding sequence ATGAGCATTTTCAAGTCCCACATCACCCGGATGAGTGCCTATTCTCCGCCACTTGAAGGCAGAGACCCTCATCACAATCTGCTGTTGGACTTTAATGAGAGAACGCTGCCCGTCAGTGAGCATGTTAAAAAGGCACTGATTGACTTTATCAATGATGATCGTCTGCAGGTGTACCCATCCTATGGCGACCTGACCCGGAAAATCGCTGACTATGCAGGCGTCGATGAACCCCAGGTCATGATCACTAATGGCTCTGACCAGGGCATTGATATTATTATCCGTGCGGCTTGCACAGAAGGTGATGACATCATCATCCCCGGCCCGACCTTTGCGATGTACCACCAGTGCGCCAATATTGAAAAGCTGAACATTGTTGAGCCAGACTATACGCGGCAATCCGGCTTTCCGGTTAACGCAGTATTGGACGCCATCACCGCAAAAACCCGGCTGATTGTCATTGCCAACCCGAACAACCCCAGCGGCACGCAAATCCAGCGTGAAGACATTCTGACCATTGCCAGGTCCGCACCCAATACCGCCCTGCTGGTTGATGAATGCTACTTTGAATACTCTCAGGCCACCGTGGCGGATGCGGTTATGGCATACCCGAATATTCTGGTCACACGCACCTTCTCTAAAACCTGGGGCCTGCCTTCCATTCGCCTGGGCTACGTGATCAGCCACCCTGACAACATCCGGGCGCTGCTGAATATCCGTGGCCCTTATGATGTTAACCAGTTTGCTGCCGTGGCCATCAATGCCGCCCTGGACCATCCGGAGTATACCCGTCAGTACGTCAGGGAAGTTATGGAGGCATCCAAGCCCTTGTTTGAGCAGTTCCTTGATCAACAGGCCATTCCCTATTGGCCCAGTGCGGCCAATTTCATCTGGGCATTTCCGGATAATCCTGAGGTCATTGAGTTGCACCTGCGCCAACATGGTATCCTTGTTCGCCCCAAGTCTGACCAGACCGGGCGAAAGGGTCTGAGAATAACACTGGGTGATATTGCCCAGACCCGGCAGCTGATCGAGAGGATTCAGGAGGGGCTTTCCATTGCGGGAGCCGCTTGA
- a CDS encoding SPOR domain-containing protein: MRLTVIFLVFANISYFAWGSWQESRVGYWLPESDSAYTEAAGERLILLTETEDYLQSLRNETEVQPTLETSLYSGDTVQECLIVGPLANVIEVDELQQRLFAVGVSSKERADESSQQQDYWVHIPPLASRDAAIRLLRELQAQRIDSFVITQGELTNGISLGLFSRSEFAKAVSRRLMDAGYEVAIKSLPRVPEQWWLEMDAAVEEKLSTSFWDEATDQFPELKTLRTACKKNDTLKKVM; encoded by the coding sequence ATGCGTTTGACAGTAATTTTTCTTGTGTTTGCCAATATCAGTTACTTTGCCTGGGGCTCATGGCAGGAGTCCAGAGTGGGTTACTGGCTGCCTGAGAGTGATAGTGCCTATACTGAAGCCGCAGGTGAGCGGCTGATTCTGTTGACTGAGACGGAAGATTATCTTCAGTCTCTGCGGAATGAGACTGAAGTTCAGCCAACGTTGGAAACCTCGCTGTATTCCGGTGATACCGTCCAGGAATGTCTGATCGTCGGGCCTTTGGCCAATGTGATCGAGGTGGATGAGTTGCAGCAGCGCCTGTTTGCCGTAGGTGTCAGCAGCAAAGAGCGTGCAGACGAAAGCAGTCAGCAGCAGGATTACTGGGTTCATATACCGCCACTGGCCAGCAGGGATGCGGCAATACGGCTGTTAAGGGAACTTCAGGCCCAGAGAATCGACAGCTTTGTGATTACCCAGGGCGAACTGACCAATGGGATCTCGTTGGGGCTCTTTTCCCGCAGTGAATTTGCAAAAGCCGTAAGCCGTCGCTTAATGGATGCGGGCTATGAGGTCGCGATCAAGTCCCTGCCCAGAGTTCCTGAGCAATGGTGGCTTGAGATGGATGCCGCAGTAGAAGAAAAGCTGAGTACGTCATTCTGGGATGAGGCTACTGACCAGTTTCCTGAACTGAAAACCTTAAGAACGGCCTGCAAGAAGAATGATACGCTGAAAAAAGTGATGTAA
- a CDS encoding GNAT family N-acetyltransferase has translation MLIVTDTPRLILRTWQLQDVDAYSALLGETPAGASDAMATEPGSLAETELWRYQAELDKWGWSRWAVVFKENNQLIGYCGFSPYGKHIEMSWRFLPAYRGQGLVLEAVEAVTQFGFNQLGMEEIISYTTPTNEFAQGVMQQLGMTLDRFEGWSTCTVARYRIQSPI, from the coding sequence GTGCTGATTGTTACTGATACGCCCCGTCTGATACTTCGTACCTGGCAGTTACAGGATGTCGATGCGTACTCTGCCTTACTGGGCGAAACACCTGCCGGTGCCTCAGATGCCATGGCCACAGAGCCCGGAAGCCTTGCAGAAACCGAGTTGTGGCGCTACCAGGCGGAACTGGATAAATGGGGGTGGTCGCGCTGGGCGGTGGTATTCAAAGAGAATAACCAGCTGATTGGCTATTGTGGCTTTTCTCCCTATGGCAAGCATATTGAGATGAGCTGGCGCTTTTTACCCGCTTACCGCGGACAGGGGCTGGTGCTGGAAGCTGTTGAGGCAGTGACTCAGTTCGGGTTTAACCAACTGGGTATGGAAGAGATTATTTCTTATACAACCCCCACTAATGAGTTTGCCCAGGGCGTTATGCAACAACTGGGGATGACACTTGATCGCTTTGAGGGGTGGAGTACTTGTACGGTTGCCCGTTACCGCATACAGTCACCGATATAA
- a CDS encoding type III pantothenate kinase — translation MRILELDAGNSRLKWRLQNSGHIISHGFLANSEDWQHELPKLLDQIGPVDSARAAIVSGDEHFAQLSAAVNQHLNVSLLKAEVKEQCRGVKAAYPGLGVDRWLAMLAAHHLDRAENKEPCNKMVVSCGTAITIDLLSDGGNHQGGYIVPGVGLMKSMLHTRTAQLPMVAAEASTIMPGTSTAGCINNGILAMAVAMINTQQAQYKTACGKDCLVYLTGGDATLIQPYLGECYHHPALVMDGLALAFEQEGSNSII, via the coding sequence ATGAGAATTCTGGAACTGGATGCAGGCAATAGCCGATTAAAATGGCGGCTACAGAATAGCGGCCATATCATCTCCCATGGTTTTCTTGCCAACAGCGAAGACTGGCAACACGAACTGCCCAAGCTGCTGGATCAAATTGGGCCGGTCGATTCGGCCAGGGCTGCCATTGTCTCCGGAGATGAGCATTTTGCGCAGTTGAGCGCTGCGGTTAATCAGCACTTGAATGTATCCCTGTTAAAGGCCGAGGTTAAAGAGCAGTGCCGGGGCGTGAAGGCTGCCTATCCCGGTCTGGGTGTTGATCGCTGGCTGGCTATGCTGGCGGCCCATCATCTGGACAGGGCAGAGAATAAAGAACCCTGCAATAAAATGGTGGTGAGCTGTGGTACTGCCATTACCATTGATTTGTTGAGTGACGGTGGGAACCACCAGGGTGGATATATTGTACCGGGTGTCGGCCTGATGAAGAGCATGCTGCATACCAGGACAGCACAACTTCCCATGGTAGCAGCAGAAGCGTCAACGATAATGCCCGGAACAAGCACTGCCGGGTGCATTAATAACGGTATTCTGGCGATGGCCGTAGCCATGATTAATACACAACAGGCGCAGTATAAAACGGCTTGTGGCAAAGACTGCCTGGTTTATCTCACCGGAGGCGATGCTACCTTGATTCAGCCGTATCTGGGTGAGTGTTACCATCATCCCGCGCTGGTGATGGATGGTCTGGCGCTTGCTTTCGAACAGGAGGGGAGTAACTCCATTATATAA
- a CDS encoding ATP-binding protein, translated as MPFAPLSRMFETLDQMKLSFEDRLSLLLAAETLDRKQRKQQRLRKAAKIKQASAYVEDIDYAASRGIDPGALETLCRCDWITRNQFLLMPLWIV; from the coding sequence ATGCCTTTCGCCCCCTTGTCCCGTATGTTTGAAACACTCGACCAGATGAAACTGTCGTTTGAAGATCGTCTCAGCCTGTTACTTGCAGCTGAAACTCTGGATCGTAAGCAGCGCAAACAGCAACGACTCAGGAAGGCGGCAAAAATCAAGCAGGCCAGCGCCTATGTGGAGGATATTGATTATGCGGCCAGTCGGGGGATTGATCCGGGTGCATTAGAAACACTGTGTCGATGCGACTGGATAACCAGAAATCAGTTTTTATTGATGCCATTATGGATCGTCTGA
- a CDS encoding HlyD family type I secretion periplasmic adaptor subunit, whose protein sequence is MKSLFSKATKALLSRTERPESLDYTRRQFLPAALEVEDTPASPASRVIVKVIIALFVIAILWACFGKIDIVATAQGKIIPGERVKTIQPMVIGEVQVIHVREGDEVKAGDPLITLVGTVTEAESVRLQQEIEALGLQLARQQAFVAYLDAPSSNLVPTVLGPLGSPVGMHTHSYRKYAVTEEQAPGQEHEIQRNSESQTFVEQLLFQQIEDYRTSANALISQEKSKRAELQTIVAQVNKLKRVLPIIEERTQSLKALYDKSYGSRVEYLELEQQRIELEEDIKAQSAAVKQLAAEAEALQHQLASLHAQTRRESLDQQEQLHRQLDTLEQERIKAEELHDQQQITSPIDGTVQQLQVHTIGGVVQPAQALMQIVPAEAKMEVEAWILNKDIGFVHEGQSAEVKIDTFNFTKYGLIDGMLTNVSNDAVPDEQLGLRYLANVQIEKDWMQVESRKVNLAPGMSVAVEIKTGQRRLIEYFLSPLLRFKQESIRER, encoded by the coding sequence ATGAAGTCACTGTTCTCAAAAGCCACCAAAGCGCTGCTAAGTCGAACGGAGCGCCCGGAATCTCTGGATTACACCCGTCGTCAGTTTCTGCCAGCGGCACTGGAAGTGGAAGATACCCCAGCCAGTCCGGCAAGCCGGGTTATCGTTAAAGTGATTATCGCTTTGTTTGTCATCGCCATTCTCTGGGCCTGTTTTGGCAAAATCGATATTGTGGCCACCGCCCAGGGAAAAATCATACCCGGTGAGCGGGTTAAAACCATTCAGCCGATGGTGATTGGTGAGGTGCAGGTGATTCATGTTCGGGAAGGCGATGAAGTCAAAGCCGGTGATCCATTGATCACTTTGGTAGGCACCGTCACGGAGGCGGAAAGCGTTCGGTTGCAACAGGAAATCGAGGCTCTTGGTTTGCAGCTGGCCAGACAGCAGGCGTTTGTTGCTTATCTTGATGCCCCTTCCTCCAACCTCGTTCCCACGGTTTTAGGGCCTTTAGGTTCTCCCGTGGGAATGCATACCCACTCTTACCGAAAGTACGCGGTCACAGAAGAACAGGCTCCCGGGCAAGAACATGAGATCCAGAGAAATAGCGAATCTCAAACCTTCGTAGAACAGTTGCTATTTCAACAAATCGAAGATTACAGAACATCAGCAAATGCCCTGATCAGCCAGGAAAAAAGCAAACGCGCTGAGCTACAAACCATTGTCGCTCAGGTGAACAAGCTGAAGCGGGTTCTTCCCATTATTGAAGAACGCACCCAATCACTGAAAGCGCTTTATGACAAAAGCTACGGCTCCAGAGTGGAATACCTGGAGCTGGAACAGCAACGCATCGAACTGGAAGAAGATATCAAGGCTCAAAGCGCCGCCGTTAAGCAACTGGCTGCAGAAGCGGAAGCGCTGCAACATCAACTGGCCAGCCTCCATGCACAGACTCGCCGGGAAAGCCTGGATCAGCAGGAACAGCTGCACCGTCAGCTGGACACACTGGAGCAGGAACGCATCAAAGCAGAAGAGTTGCACGACCAGCAACAGATCACCTCACCCATTGATGGCACGGTGCAACAATTGCAGGTGCACACCATCGGCGGTGTGGTACAGCCAGCGCAGGCACTGATGCAGATTGTACCCGCCGAAGCAAAGATGGAAGTGGAAGCCTGGATACTGAACAAAGACATCGGTTTTGTTCACGAGGGCCAAAGCGCCGAAGTAAAAATCGACACCTTTAACTTCACCAAATACGGTTTGATTGATGGCATGTTAACCAACGTTTCCAACGATGCCGTGCCCGATGAGCAGTTAGGGCTGAGATACCTTGCCAATGTGCAAATCGAAAAAGACTGGATGCAGGTAGAAAGCCGTAAGGTGAATCTCGCCCCAGGAATGAGTGTGGCGGTAGAAATTAAAACGGGGCAAAGGCGACTGATAGAGTATTTTTTGAGTCCACTTTTAAGGTTTAAGCAAGAAAGTATACGTGAGCGTTAA
- the birA gene encoding bifunctional biotin--[acetyl-CoA-carboxylase] ligase/biotin operon repressor BirA — protein MEKVLELLADGGFHSGEALGKALGISRAAIWKKLKMLETLGLQIDSVKGRGYRLHPGVELLDSERILNALAPSVRKSVVVHTCLKTASTNDLVREIPVASPLIKGVCLAEYQTSGRGRRGRAWDNPFGSTISMSVRWFYSAGMASLEGLSLAVGLAVLKALERSGGGDLKLKWPNDLLWNSPDGFRKLSGILLEVHGDPTGDCEVIIGIGVNIALSQQQINSISQPAVDMQRVCGTTMSRNQVASELINELCRTLDFFSQQGFSHFQDQWERYDAFAGQEVVLDASGKMVSGVASGVNGHGGLLLQTREGMMTFNGGEVSLKAATLTKSKSS, from the coding sequence ATGGAAAAGGTATTAGAACTTCTGGCTGATGGCGGTTTCCACTCCGGTGAGGCGCTGGGCAAGGCGTTGGGGATCAGTCGCGCTGCGATCTGGAAAAAGCTGAAAATGCTGGAAACGCTCGGCCTGCAAATTGATTCAGTCAAAGGCCGGGGATACAGGCTGCACCCGGGAGTTGAGTTGCTGGATAGTGAACGTATTCTCAATGCTCTGGCCCCATCCGTCAGAAAGTCGGTGGTTGTCCACACCTGTTTGAAAACAGCGTCTACCAATGATCTGGTCAGAGAGATTCCTGTTGCCAGCCCGTTAATAAAAGGGGTGTGTCTGGCAGAATATCAGACCAGCGGTCGTGGTCGGCGGGGCAGAGCCTGGGATAACCCCTTTGGTTCGACTATCAGCATGTCTGTACGTTGGTTTTACAGTGCTGGTATGGCATCCCTCGAAGGGCTGAGCCTGGCGGTCGGTCTGGCTGTACTGAAAGCACTTGAACGCAGCGGTGGCGGTGATCTCAAACTGAAGTGGCCTAATGATCTGCTGTGGAACTCCCCCGACGGTTTTCGCAAGCTGAGTGGCATCCTGCTGGAAGTGCACGGAGACCCCACCGGAGACTGCGAGGTGATCATCGGTATTGGCGTCAATATTGCCCTGAGCCAGCAACAGATCAACAGTATCAGCCAGCCCGCAGTGGATATGCAGCGGGTGTGTGGTACCACAATGAGCCGAAACCAGGTAGCCAGTGAGTTGATCAACGAGTTGTGCCGTACCCTGGATTTTTTCAGTCAGCAGGGCTTCAGCCATTTCCAAGACCAGTGGGAGCGCTATGATGCTTTTGCCGGGCAGGAGGTTGTTCTGGACGCTTCCGGTAAAATGGTGTCCGGCGTAGCTTCCGGGGTGAATGGTCATGGTGGGCTGTTATTGCAGACCCGTGAAGGTATGATGACTTTCAATGGCGGTGAGGTTTCATTAAAGGCCGCGACACTCACAAAGAGCAAGTCATCATGA
- a CDS encoding ATP-binding protein, with amino-acid sequence MDRLIHRSHRLELSGESMRKKQSLNLAKQE; translated from the coding sequence ATGGATCGTCTGATTCACCGTTCACACCGTTTGGAACTGTCAGGGGAGTCAATGCGTAAGAAACAAAGTCTCAATTTGGCAAAACAGGAATAA
- a CDS encoding phosphohydrolase yields the protein MSNSSSDILSSWEQKIIAWLQSMHHDHDDHSHDFSHFQRVWKTAQQIIDLEQVSVNPLVVLAACYFHDIVVLPKDHPERSRASSLAALKTRTCLEDMGFPAELIDNVCHSVASHSYSAGIAPETMEAKVVQDADRMEALGAIGLARVFYTSGLLRRKMFDPEDPLAEHRALDDREYALDHFQVKLLKLSDTMQTSAGRRMAERNSEYLREYMGKLLKELEGDYS from the coding sequence ATGAGCAATAGCAGCAGTGACATCCTGAGTAGCTGGGAGCAGAAAATTATCGCCTGGCTACAATCCATGCACCACGACCATGATGACCACTCCCATGACTTTTCCCATTTTCAGCGGGTCTGGAAAACGGCGCAGCAGATCATAGATCTGGAGCAGGTGTCTGTGAATCCACTGGTGGTTCTCGCTGCCTGCTACTTTCACGATATTGTGGTGTTGCCAAAAGATCATCCTGAGAGGTCCAGGGCCTCTTCGCTGGCTGCCCTAAAGACCAGAACCTGCCTTGAGGATATGGGGTTTCCTGCTGAGTTGATTGATAACGTTTGTCACTCGGTGGCCAGTCACAGCTATTCTGCGGGCATTGCGCCCGAGACCATGGAAGCCAAAGTGGTTCAGGATGCGGATCGGATGGAGGCTCTGGGAGCTATCGGGCTGGCCCGGGTTTTTTATACATCGGGCCTGCTGCGGCGAAAAATGTTCGACCCCGAAGACCCATTGGCAGAGCACCGGGCCCTTGATGATCGCGAATACGCGCTGGATCATTTCCAGGTGAAGTTGCTGAAGCTGTCTGACACCATGCAGACGTCCGCCGGACGCAGAATGGCAGAGCGGAATTCTGAATACCTCAGGGAATATATGGGCAAGTTGCTTAAAGAGCTGGAGGGGGATTATTCCTGA
- the thiC gene encoding phosphomethylpyrimidine synthase ThiC produces the protein MAGNSQLQGIQMRAPIADSQSLLAEACRPFPASRKIYLPGSRHDIRVGLREITIGQRRGEYSQLSTESAVRVYDTSGPYTDPEYCLDLLKGLPPIRSEWIRAREDSEELSAQSSTYALRRKQDIQVEPVRFQSSAPVRCALSGRNVTQLHYARQGIITPEMEYIAIRENMGRPEAKITPEFVRQEVASGRAVIPANINHPEAEPMIIGRNFLVKVNANIGNSPVTSTIEEEVEKLLWATRWGADTVMDLSTGKHIHETREWIIRNSPVPIGTVPIYQTLEKVNGKVADLNWEVMKDTLIEQAEQGVDYFTIHAGTLRDHVKLTTDRVTGIVSRGGGILGQWCEMHDSENFLYDHFDEICEICKAYDITLSLGDGLRPGSVADANDAAQFAELKTLGELTKKAWAHDVQVMIEGPGHIPMHLIQENMDKQLEYCHEAPFYTLGPLTTDIAPGYDHITSGIGAAMIGWFGCAMLCYVTPKEHLGLPNREDVKQGLIAYKIAAHAADVAKGHPGAQLRDDALSRARFEFRWEDQFNLALDPDTAKAYHDETLPQDSAKDAGFCSMCGPNFCPMRMTHDVRELEEPSANKEPLANKEPLASKAPIASQAAPAMESPS, from the coding sequence ATGGCCGGTAACTCTCAACTTCAGGGTATTCAGATGCGTGCTCCAATTGCTGACAGTCAGTCACTTCTGGCAGAAGCCTGTCGTCCATTTCCTGCCTCACGGAAAATTTACCTTCCCGGCAGCCGCCATGATATTCGTGTGGGCCTGCGGGAAATAACTATTGGGCAGAGACGCGGGGAGTACAGTCAGTTATCCACTGAATCTGCCGTTCGGGTGTACGACACATCCGGTCCTTATACTGATCCGGAATACTGCCTGGATCTGCTTAAGGGTCTGCCGCCTATCCGTTCAGAATGGATACGGGCACGAGAAGACTCCGAAGAGTTGAGTGCCCAGTCTTCGACCTATGCATTGCGACGAAAACAGGATATTCAGGTTGAGCCGGTGCGCTTTCAGTCATCTGCCCCTGTCCGATGTGCCCTGTCTGGAAGAAATGTGACTCAGCTCCACTATGCCAGACAGGGAATAATCACACCGGAGATGGAATATATCGCCATCAGGGAAAACATGGGAAGGCCTGAAGCAAAGATAACCCCCGAATTTGTTCGTCAAGAGGTGGCATCCGGTCGTGCGGTGATACCCGCGAATATTAACCATCCCGAAGCAGAGCCCATGATTATCGGCCGTAACTTTCTGGTGAAGGTTAATGCCAATATTGGTAATTCACCGGTGACGTCTACCATAGAGGAAGAAGTTGAAAAACTGCTCTGGGCAACCCGCTGGGGGGCCGATACAGTGATGGATCTTTCCACCGGTAAACATATCCATGAAACCCGGGAGTGGATTATCAGAAACTCACCGGTACCCATTGGCACCGTGCCTATTTATCAAACGCTGGAGAAAGTAAACGGCAAGGTAGCGGATCTTAACTGGGAGGTGATGAAAGACACCTTGATTGAGCAGGCAGAGCAGGGGGTAGATTATTTCACCATTCATGCCGGAACGTTGAGAGACCATGTGAAACTGACCACTGATCGGGTGACCGGTATTGTTTCCAGGGGTGGTGGGATTCTCGGGCAGTGGTGTGAAATGCATGACAGCGAAAACTTCCTCTATGACCACTTTGATGAGATCTGCGAGATATGCAAGGCATACGACATTACCCTTTCATTAGGGGATGGGCTGCGCCCGGGATCGGTGGCTGATGCCAACGATGCAGCACAGTTTGCTGAACTGAAAACGTTGGGTGAACTGACAAAGAAAGCCTGGGCACATGATGTGCAGGTGATGATTGAAGGGCCCGGGCATATACCGATGCACCTGATTCAGGAAAATATGGATAAACAGCTGGAGTATTGCCACGAGGCACCCTTTTACACACTGGGTCCTCTGACGACGGATATCGCCCCTGGCTATGACCATATTACTTCCGGGATCGGTGCCGCAATGATTGGCTGGTTTGGTTGTGCAATGCTCTGCTATGTGACACCAAAAGAGCACCTTGGCCTGCCCAACCGTGAGGATGTGAAACAGGGGTTGATCGCCTACAAAATTGCTGCCCATGCGGCAGATGTCGCCAAAGGTCATCCGGGGGCACAACTAAGGGATGATGCGCTGTCCCGTGCCCGTTTTGAGTTCCGCTGGGAGGACCAGTTTAACCTGGCCCTGGATCCGGATACCGCAAAAGCCTACCACGACGAAACCCTCCCCCAGGACAGCGCCAAGGATGCGGGTTTCTGTTCCATGTGCGGACCAAACTTCTGCCCAATGCGCATGACGCACGATGTGCGGGAGTTGGAAGAGCCTTCAGCCAATAAAGAGCCCTTAGCCAATAAAGAGCCCTTAGCCAGTAAAGCGCCCATAGCCAGTCAAGCGGCTCCCGCAATGGAAAGCCCCTCCTGA
- a CDS encoding type I secretion system permease/ATPase, which yields MSQFNSIHCLVMLAKFHGVAAEAEQLHYQFGRGDAALDDIAMLRAAKSLKLKARKIKVAVDQLTDLPLPAIARQVDGHYFIIARVHEGKALIQSPLKQSPEAVSLDVLETMLSGDVLLFTKRSLLPGSFAKFDFSWFIPALLKHKKLLSEVLLASFFIQLFALITPLFFQVIIDKVLVNQALTTLDVLAFGLLVLSFFDIVLNGFRNYVFSHTTNRVDVVLGSRLFNHLLRLPIAFFQARRVGDTVARVRELDTIREFITGSALTLCIDLLFTVVFFVVMYFYSSTLTWIVLGSIPFYILLSLIVTPILRARLNEKFKRGAENQSFLVESVTGIETIKSSAVEPQMQRHWEDQLAAYVSASFRAMNLGNIASQFAGLINKVVTVLTLWVGATLVINGEMSVGMLIAFNMIAGRVSAPILKLVQLWQDFQQAGISVQRLGDVLNTPTEPGHDPNRTTLPTLKGQVRFEHVTFRYQPDRPAVLNGVSLTVNPGQVIGIVGRSGSGKSTLTKLVQRLYVPESGRLLVDGVDLALVEPAWLRRQVGVVLQENFLFNRSVRDNIALADPSASIERVMAAAKLSGAHDFILELPEGYDTNVGEQGSFLSGGQKQRIAIARALLTNPKILIFDEATSALDYESEHIIQQNMKKISQGRTVFIIAHRLSTVRDANRIIVMDKGRIVEEGAHDQLVKQGGHYARLNAHQHSLREAV from the coding sequence GTGAGTCAATTCAATTCCATACATTGCCTGGTGATGCTGGCCAAATTTCATGGCGTAGCGGCAGAGGCTGAGCAGTTGCATTACCAGTTTGGTCGTGGCGATGCAGCGCTTGACGATATAGCCATGCTCAGGGCGGCTAAATCCCTGAAGTTGAAGGCCAGAAAAATCAAAGTGGCAGTGGATCAGCTGACTGATCTGCCGTTGCCTGCGATTGCACGACAGGTGGATGGTCACTACTTCATCATTGCCCGGGTACATGAAGGGAAGGCGCTGATTCAAAGTCCGCTGAAGCAATCCCCCGAGGCAGTATCGTTGGATGTGTTGGAAACGATGCTCTCTGGCGATGTTCTGTTATTCACGAAACGCTCTTTATTGCCGGGCAGTTTTGCCAAGTTTGATTTCAGCTGGTTTATTCCCGCTTTGCTGAAGCATAAAAAACTGCTGTCGGAAGTATTGCTGGCTTCCTTCTTTATTCAATTGTTTGCACTGATCACCCCACTGTTCTTTCAGGTGATTATCGACAAGGTGCTGGTTAACCAGGCATTAACGACGTTAGACGTATTGGCATTTGGCCTGTTGGTACTCTCATTTTTTGATATTGTCCTAAATGGCTTCAGGAATTATGTATTCAGTCACACCACAAACAGAGTCGATGTGGTGCTTGGCTCACGGCTGTTCAACCATTTACTTCGCTTACCCATTGCATTCTTTCAAGCTCGTCGAGTAGGCGACACGGTGGCCCGGGTTCGGGAGCTGGACACCATTCGGGAGTTTATTACCGGCTCTGCCCTGACGTTATGTATCGACCTGTTATTCACCGTCGTCTTTTTTGTGGTGATGTATTTTTACAGCTCAACGCTGACCTGGATTGTGTTGGGTTCCATTCCTTTTTATATCCTGCTCTCTTTGATCGTTACCCCGATTCTCCGTGCCCGACTGAATGAGAAGTTCAAGCGTGGCGCAGAAAATCAATCCTTCCTGGTGGAGTCCGTCACTGGCATAGAAACCATCAAAAGCTCTGCCGTAGAACCCCAGATGCAGCGGCACTGGGAAGACCAGTTGGCGGCTTATGTATCTGCCTCCTTCAGGGCTATGAACCTTGGTAATATTGCCAGCCAGTTTGCCGGGTTAATCAATAAAGTCGTCACGGTGCTGACGTTATGGGTCGGTGCCACATTGGTCATCAACGGAGAGATGTCCGTGGGTATGCTGATCGCCTTTAATATGATTGCCGGTCGGGTGAGTGCGCCGATCCTGAAGCTGGTGCAGCTCTGGCAGGATTTCCAGCAGGCCGGTATTTCGGTGCAACGATTGGGCGATGTACTGAATACCCCCACGGAACCGGGGCACGATCCAAACCGAACCACATTACCTACATTGAAAGGTCAGGTACGTTTTGAACACGTGACTTTCCGTTATCAGCCCGATCGGCCTGCTGTACTCAATGGCGTATCGCTCACGGTCAACCCCGGGCAAGTGATCGGTATTGTAGGGCGTTCTGGCTCAGGCAAAAGTACGCTGACAAAACTGGTGCAGCGATTGTATGTACCTGAATCTGGTCGTCTATTGGTGGACGGTGTTGACCTGGCACTGGTGGAACCCGCCTGGTTACGTCGTCAAGTGGGCGTGGTGCTGCAGGAAAACTTCCTGTTCAACCGCTCAGTGCGGGACAACATTGCCCTGGCCGACCCGAGTGCCTCCATCGAACGGGTGATGGCAGCGGCGAAACTCTCCGGTGCCCATGATTTTATCTTGGAATTACCCGAAGGTTACGACACCAATGTCGGTGAACAGGGCAGCTTCCTTTCCGGCGGTCAGAAACAGCGCATTGCCATTGCCCGTGCTTTGCTCACCAATCCGAAAATCCTGATTTTTGATGAAGCCACCAGTGCCCTGGATTACGAATCGGAACACATCATCCAGCAGAACATGAAAAAGATCAGCCAGGGTCGCACGGTCTTTATTATTGCCCATCGTCTTTCCACGGTGCGGGATGCCAACCGCATTATCGTGATGGACAAAGGCAGAATTGTGGAAGAAGGTGCTCATGATCAGTTGGTAAAACAGGGTGGCCATTACGCAAGGTTGAATGCCCATCAGCATAGCTTACGGGAGGCGGTGTAG